Genomic window (Candidatus Binatia bacterium):
CCACCGAGGTGAAGCCGGCTTGGCTGAGAATACCGAGCATTTGATTCAGGGTGTCCGGTTCTTTCGGCGGCGGCATGAGGCCGCGCATGGTCCACGCCTGCATCATCGTCGGCGGAGCGACGATGCCCTTGTGGATCGAGCCCGCGGCAAACTCGGGATCGGTGTACACCGGATTGGTGTCACCGATGGCATCGCACCAATGGCGAATCATGGGCTGATTCACCGGATCGCGGGCAGTAAACGGCGGCCCCGCCTCACGGCCCACGTAGGCCCGCAGCCGTTGCAAGAACGCCGCCTTGTCGGTCTGTGGCTTTGCAGTCTCGGTCTGACTCACGGTTCTTCCCTCATAGTATGATCCGGGCGCAGTAGTCCCGCGGTTGATCGCGGAATGCCCGTTGCTCGGGGGCATAATCAATGTGCATACGGCCCTCTTAGAAGCGGGGCACCAATAACATGGAATGCCACGCGTCGCTAATAGCCAAACAAACGTTTGTTCAGTGATGACTTCGAGCGGCCCGAGAGGTGATACAAGTCAGCTCCTGGTCGCATCGGAGCAGGCTGCGTTCAGTTGCGAAGGGGTGGCGCTCTGGCACCAGCATGTTTCCCTTTGATTTTCCCAAACATTTGAGCAAGTCTTGCGGCGCGTTACGTCCTGGATGAAGCCCCCACAGGTCTCAGACGAGTTTGCACGCGAAACGGGCGACCTCACCGCACGCCGGTGTAGGATCGGACTGCTCGTCTATCTCCTCTTCGCCGCGGCCGGTGCCGTGGCAGAATGGCGGGTATATCCCCAGCGCGGGTCGCTGCTCCTGGCGACGCTCGCCGTTGAAGCCGTGGTGGTCTGCGCCGTTTTGCTGACCACGCGTAAGCCGATCACACACCCGAAAAGCGCGTGGATCGTGCTTCTCGCAAGTGTCAGCGTGTGTTCGATCTTGGCGCTCTACAATGCGGCGGTCGATGGCGACATGCTCTACGTGCTGCTCACCTACATGAGCTTCATGCTGGTCGCGGCGATGGTCATCCCCTGGGGGGCAGGGTTCCAGCTCGCAATGAACGTCGGCATCATCGCCGCCTACTCGGTGGCCCTTGCCGGCGGCGCCAGAACAGGCCCGGTACCGGCATACGATTTCCTCGCCATCGCGGCGGGCGCGGTGATCTCCACACTCGGAGCCCACTACGTCGAGGAGTACCGCCGCCGGCTCTTCGCGCAGGCCGCGGCGTTGCGCCAGGCGAACCGTAGCCTGGAGGCCGCCACGCGGGCGCGCATGGAGCTGCTCAGCGGCTTGTCGCACGACATGCGCACGCCACTTTCGGTGGTGATGGGCTACGCCGAAATCCTCGTGGATGATCCGGCATTGAGCGAAAATCTGCGCCAACCGGTGCACAGCATCGCCCGCGAAGCGAAAGAACTGCTGTACCTGGTCGACAGCGTCCTCGATTTGGCGCGACTCGAATCCGGCCGCCTGCCGTTTCATCGCTCGACCTTCCGCCTGGCGGAACTGGTCCAACCGTTGCGCGAGACGACGACAGACCTCCTGCGTGACCGCAGCGTGCACTTACGTTGGGAGATCCCGGACACGCTGACGGTCGACAGCGATGAGGGCAAGGTACGTGAAATCGTCCGCAACCTGCTGTCGAACGCCGTCAAGTATACGCTCGAAGGCGAGATCGCCATATCGGCCGCGCCCAATGACGGCGGCACCGACATTGTGGTGGCTGACACCGGCATCGGTATCGCCCCTGAGCACCTGGACCTGATCTTCGACCCCTTTCACCGGGTCGCCCCGGAGGGCGATGCACACCTGCCAGGCTCGGGCTTCGGCCTCTACATGGTGAAGCTACTGGTGGCGCTCGTGGGCGGCACCATTGACGTGCAAAGCGTGCCGAACGGCGGCAGCACGTTCCATGTCTGGTTACCGCCGCAGCCGCCGAGTTCAGTCCTGAGTGCTGGGTCCTGAGTCCGAAAACCTCGATGGACCAAGCAGCCGGCCGCATGGCCGAGGCGATGGCGAAGAAACCGCGACAGACAGGCGGTTGATTTTACAGCCTCTCAGACGAATGGGAACTCACCTGTTGATCGCAGCTGGGTGAAGGCGACT
Coding sequences:
- a CDS encoding HAMP domain-containing sensor histidine kinase, translated to MKPPQVSDEFARETGDLTARRCRIGLLVYLLFAAAGAVAEWRVYPQRGSLLLATLAVEAVVVCAVLLTTRKPITHPKSAWIVLLASVSVCSILALYNAAVDGDMLYVLLTYMSFMLVAAMVIPWGAGFQLAMNVGIIAAYSVALAGGARTGPVPAYDFLAIAAGAVISTLGAHYVEEYRRRLFAQAAALRQANRSLEAATRARMELLSGLSHDMRTPLSVVMGYAEILVDDPALSENLRQPVHSIAREAKELLYLVDSVLDLARLESGRLPFHRSTFRLAELVQPLRETTTDLLRDRSVHLRWEIPDTLTVDSDEGKVREIVRNLLSNAVKYTLEGEIAISAAPNDGGTDIVVADTGIGIAPEHLDLIFDPFHRVAPEGDAHLPGSGFGLYMVKLLVALVGGTIDVQSVPNGGSTFHVWLPPQPPSSVLSAGS